Proteins from a single region of Rhipicephalus sanguineus isolate Rsan-2018 chromosome 5, BIME_Rsan_1.4, whole genome shotgun sequence:
- the LOC119394324 gene encoding NADH dehydrogenase [ubiquinone] 1 alpha subcomplex subunit 8, with the protein MPFTDGYQFPSDSELNVEEVNISTPALRAGAYYFGKVCEEPSKEFMLCRSEERDPRKCLAEGREVTKCALDFFRKAKKACRKQFDEYATCLEWSSSEMDYYHCRKTQAALDSCMLDKLGIERPHLGYFAMPRVHHTERPRPEKGYRDDYPATPKVEDDFPRRPARFGTRSLAP; encoded by the exons ATGCCTTTTACCGATGGATATCAATTTCCAAGTGACAGCGAGTTAAATGTTGAAGAAGTCAACATCTCGACGCCCGCACTCCGTGCGGGAGCGTATTATTTTGGGAAGGTCTGCGAGGAACCGAGCAAG GAGTTTATGCTTTGCCGGAGTGAGGAGAGGGACCCACGCAAGTGTCTCGCCGAGGGCAGGGAGGTGACCAAGTGCGCCTTGGACTTCTTCCGCAAGGCCAAGAAGGCCTGCCGAAAGCAGTTTGACGAGTACGCCACCTGCCTGGAGTGGAGCAGCTCCGAAATGGATTACTACCA CTGCCGGAAAACCCAGGCAGCGTTGGATTCCTGCATGCTCGACAAACTGGGCATTGAACGGCCTCACCTTGGGTATTTTGCGATGCCTCGCGTTCACCACACGGAGCGGCCAAGACCGGAAAAGGGCTACCGCGACGACTACCCGGCGACGCCGAAAGTGGAAGACGACTTTCCCAGGAGGCCTGCGAGGTTCGGGACGCGTTCCTTGGCACCATAG